ACGGCATCCGTATCGTCTGCGACCGCCTGTCCCGCCTTCAGGTGCTGCGGACCATTCGCCCCCATCGCGCCGAACGCATCATTCGCATCGCCAATACCCTTTGCGATATCGCGCGACAGGCGCGAGGCCAGCGCATAGGCGAGCGTGCAGGCAAGATCGTTGTGGGTGTGGGTGACGCAGATTGGCCCGGTCGGCTTGCCCACGACATCAGGAAAGGCGCCGGCGAGGCCCGGCTTGATCTCTTTGGCAAAGCCATTATGCGAGAAGGCGCCCTGCAGCAAAGTGAGCGAGAAGAATTCCAGCTTGGTCACGGGCGCGAGCTTGTTCGCCGCCGCCGAAACCAGCCGGGCGCCAAAACTGTGGCCGACGAGATGCAGTCGGATCTGCCGCTGCAACACGAGTTTCGACAGCACGCTTTCGGTCAACGCCTCGCCGACGATGCCGGCGCGGTTCTTCATCTCGTAGTAGGTCAACTGGTTCAGGAACCGCGCGACGGCTGCTCTCGGCCCGGAGATCAGGCCCGAGACGACGTCGCCGAGACCCTGCGTCTTGCCGACGGAGCTTTCGATATTGAAGGTCGGCGGCGGGACCAGCCCTTCCATCAGCACCTTGGCGCTGTTGGCATCCTCCGTCGCGAGCGCGATGGGCTCGGCATCGGCCTTGAGTTCCGTATCGGCTCCGGGATAGCCAATCGCTTTGTTGCCTTTCCTGACGAGGAAGAGCGATGCCGTTTCATCGAGGGTCTTGGCCGCGGCGCGCGCTCTTTCGACCGTGGCAGTGCCATCCGAGCCGAAGAGATCCTCGAAATCGGCCAGCACCTCGTCGAAAACCTTGTCATCGATATCCCTGATTTCCGCTACCGTTCCACCGGCTGCCTGGGCGCCGCCGCCTGATGTCACCAGCGTCTGCTCATCGAAATTGGTGCGATAGGCCTTGGCCGGCCAGACGACGCCGGCGACGACAGTGCGGCGCGCCTTGTCCGCAGCAAGCTTCTTGCAGGCATTCGCCCACAGCGTTCCGTAGAGCGTTCGGGCGTCGTCCTTGGTGTTCTTCCAGCCATGTGACATCACCACGAGATCGGTGATATCGGGCTGGTTCAGCAGCGCGGCGAGCTTTCCCGTCAACGTGGGATCGATCGCACCGTCCCTGTCGAATTCGAGCCATAGGAATGGCGAGGGGCCAAGCGTGTCCATGCGTCCTCCTTACACAGCTTGCAGCGTTCGCATCAGATCGAGAAGCCCGGCGCCCTGAAACTCCGGCCGCCGCTTGAGGTCGGTCGCAGCGCCGACGAAGATTTCCTTGACGCGTTCGGGCTGGCCGAGAAATTCGCGCCGGACCGACAGAAAGGCGGCGATCGCACCGGAGACGTGCGGTGCCGCCATGCTCGTGCCGGTATCCTCCCGGAACGGCGCCTCGTCAGGCTTGTCGGCGTCATAGAGCGCGCAGGAAATGATGCGCTCGCCGGGGGCGACGAGATCGGGTTTCATGCGCCCGTCCGCTGTCGGCCCCTTCGAGGAGAAATAGGAGACGCCGTAGGTATGCGGCATGTCGCGATGCGTCGAGCCGACGGTGATGGCGAGCGCGGCATTGCCGGGATCCATGATCGTGCCGCTATGGGCCGCGCGCTCCACCGCGCCGGAAAATTGCGCCACTGTACCATAGCCGGCATTACCGGCCGCAACGACGACGCAGACCCCCGAGCGCACCAGCCTGTTGACTTCGACGCAGAGCGGGCTTTGCCCGGCTGCGAACCAGACCGGATTGAACACATATCCCAGGCTGAGATTGATGCCGTGGATCTTGATGTTGCGCCCATAGTCGTTCGAACGCTGGATGTAGTTGATGGCGGCCAGCAGGTTGCTGAGTTTCCCCTGCTTCTCATTGATGAGCACCTTCAGGCTCATCAGCTTGCAATGCGGCGCCATGCCGGAGATCGCGCCCTGATGCTCATCGGTCACCTCAGACCTGGTATCATCCTCGTTGCGTATTTCCGAGGTAACCGAGATTTTCGTTACTCTCTCCGTCTTCGGGTCTTCCGATATAGACGTGCGGCCCGCAATGATGCCGGCGACATGAGTCCCGTGGCCTGCGGCGTCGGTCAGCGCGGTCGCCGGTGCCGAAGCCGGATCGGGATTATCAGATGTAAAATCCCAGTGGCTGAGGCCATCCGGCAATTCGAGCGTTTTCAGCGTCGAGAAATGCGGATGGTTCTTGTCGATGCCGGTATCGGCCACGGCCCAGACGATGCCCTTTCCGCTGGCAGCGAATGAGGCTTGAGCCGCATCGCACTTGATCGTCCGGACGGATTCATAGACGCAGCGGGAGATCTCGTGATCGTGCCAGATCTTGTAGACGAGCGGAATATCCCTCTGCTTGCCGTCGCTCTTCTCGTCGTCGCCCTTGGCCATCGTCCAGATCGCCAGCCGGCCGATCGCTTCCCGGGTCAGGGTGGCGAAAACATAGCTGTCGGTCCAGAGCGATTTGGCGGCAATCCTGCTGCCGTTCGAAAAGATCTGGGAGAGGTCGAGCTTGCTATCATCGGAGACC
The nucleotide sequence above comes from Rhizobium sp. Pop5. Encoded proteins:
- a CDS encoding S8 family peptidase; amino-acid sequence: MAKRQRPAQPRTESEGSIQENLVKTRIGGDLSSFMKGDPDRPKKASKTPESFDVVIEFNRDFPGGATAARQLLFEAYLLHLDRIGATDESNNLRRFGMSAPLGMPAVSDDSKLDLSQIFSNGSRIAAKSLWTDSYVFATLTREAIGRLAIWTMAKGDDEKSDGKQRDIPLVYKIWHDHEISRCVYESVRTIKCDAAQASFAASGKGIVWAVADTGIDKNHPHFSTLKTLELPDGLSHWDFTSDNPDPASAPATALTDAAGHGTHVAGIIAGRTSISEDPKTERVTKISVTSEIRNEDDTRSEVTDEHQGAISGMAPHCKLMSLKVLINEKQGKLSNLLAAINYIQRSNDYGRNIKIHGINLSLGYVFNPVWFAAGQSPLCVEVNRLVRSGVCVVVAAGNAGYGTVAQFSGAVERAAHSGTIMDPGNAALAITVGSTHRDMPHTYGVSYFSSKGPTADGRMKPDLVAPGERIISCALYDADKPDEAPFREDTGTSMAAPHVSGAIAAFLSVRREFLGQPERVKEIFVGAATDLKRRPEFQGAGLLDLMRTLQAV